One Dictyoglomus turgidum DSM 6724 DNA window includes the following coding sequences:
- a CDS encoding KH domain-containing protein, translated as MKELLEYIIKAIVQKPEEVEVREVEGTKSVILEVKVAPEDRGRVIGKQGQTVKALQTIVRVAGLKKGKKVVIEVLQ; from the coding sequence ATGAAAGAGCTTTTGGAGTATATTATTAAGGCGATTGTACAAAAGCCCGAGGAGGTCGAAGTAAGAGAAGTAGAAGGGACTAAGTCTGTAATTCTTGAGGTAAAAGTTGCTCCAGAAGATAGGGGCAGGGTAATAGGGAAACAAGGACAAACTGTTAAGGCATTGCAGACTATAGTGAGGGTTGCTGGACTTAAGAAGGGAAAGAAGGTTGTAATTGAAGTACTACAATAG
- the rimM gene encoding ribosome maturation factor RimM (Essential for efficient processing of 16S rRNA), giving the protein MVRIAKLGEPFGIKGGIKIWPFFDLIDTLKKGQKIYLSWGDTLLVRRELSLENIREHNKGYVIYFSEIETREDAEKIRGNWLLIEEEDLPKLPEGQYYTYQIMGLSVYEESGEYLGKVKEILETGSNDVYIVEGEDEDIYIPAIKDVIVEINLDEGKIIIRKMEEY; this is encoded by the coding sequence TTGGTAAGAATTGCTAAATTGGGTGAACCCTTTGGTATAAAAGGTGGTATTAAGATTTGGCCCTTCTTTGACTTGATTGATACTTTAAAGAAGGGACAGAAGATCTATTTGTCTTGGGGAGATACTCTTTTAGTGAGAAGAGAACTCTCCTTGGAGAATATAAGAGAACATAATAAAGGTTATGTTATTTATTTTTCTGAAATAGAGACAAGAGAAGATGCAGAAAAGATTAGAGGGAATTGGCTTTTAATAGAGGAGGAGGATCTACCAAAACTTCCTGAGGGGCAGTATTACACGTATCAGATAATGGGGCTCTCGGTATACGAGGAAAGTGGTGAATATTTGGGGAAAGTTAAAGAGATACTTGAAACTGGAAGTAATGATGTATATATAGTTGAGGGAGAAGATGAAGATATATATATTCCTGCTATAAAAGATGTAATAGTTGAGATAAATTTGGACGAAGGAAAAATTATTATAAGGAAAATGGAAGAGTATTGA
- the uidA gene encoding beta-glucuronidase, whose product MLYPKESETREVKDLSGVWEFRTEIDKDYILMPVPASFNDVTQDINLRDYIGKVFYKRSFFVPSYWRDKNIFVRIGAATHSSEVYVNGVLVVKHKGGFLPFEAEISDYVNYGKENILEIVLDNTLTWDILPPGELKTIEDNMHPKGYRILNYYFDFYNYSGIHRPVMIYSTPKVYIKDISIITEIVNNFGIVKYSIESEGKNFHVILRDKGEIVAESRGKDGVMEVRSPKLWEPGNSYLYNLEVRLLEKDNFDVYRMEIGIRTVKVEGKQFLINEKPFYFKGFGKHEDADIRGKGLDHVINVKDFNLLKWIGANSFRTSHYPYSEEILFLADKYGIAVIEEAPAVGLNLWNRDEKVFTKGRVDEKTLEHHLEVMRDLIYRDRNHPSVVMWSVANEAATYEDGAEEYFKKVIEETRKLDPTRPITIVENVAPKETKVSKYVDVICVNRYYSWYTDCGDLSIIEYQLEKELKEWFEIYKKPLILSEFGADTISGFHSDPPLMFTEEYQQEMIKKFVEVLDKLDFVVGEHVWNFADFMTKQHITRVVGNRKGVFTRNRQPKMVAHFLRERWNKIPNFWKK is encoded by the coding sequence ATGCTTTATCCTAAGGAGAGTGAAACAAGAGAAGTTAAAGATTTATCAGGAGTGTGGGAGTTTAGAACTGAAATTGATAAAGACTACATATTAATGCCTGTTCCAGCAAGTTTCAATGATGTCACTCAGGATATTAATTTAAGGGACTATATAGGAAAGGTTTTTTATAAAAGAAGTTTTTTTGTGCCATCATATTGGAGAGATAAAAATATTTTTGTAAGAATTGGTGCAGCCACACATTCTTCTGAGGTTTATGTGAATGGAGTTTTAGTGGTTAAGCATAAAGGTGGATTTTTACCCTTTGAGGCAGAAATTTCTGATTATGTAAATTACGGAAAGGAAAATATTTTGGAAATTGTGTTAGATAATACTCTTACTTGGGATATTCTTCCTCCTGGGGAATTAAAAACTATAGAAGACAATATGCATCCTAAGGGATATAGAATCTTAAATTACTATTTTGACTTTTATAATTATTCGGGAATTCATAGACCTGTGATGATATATTCTACGCCCAAAGTATATATTAAAGATATCTCTATTATAACAGAGATAGTCAACAATTTTGGGATAGTGAAATATAGTATTGAGAGCGAAGGGAAGAATTTTCATGTTATTTTAAGAGATAAAGGTGAAATTGTAGCAGAAAGTAGAGGAAAAGATGGAGTTATGGAGGTAAGAAGTCCAAAGCTGTGGGAACCTGGAAATTCCTACCTTTATAATTTAGAAGTTAGACTTTTAGAAAAAGATAACTTTGATGTGTATAGAATGGAGATAGGAATAAGAACTGTAAAGGTTGAAGGAAAGCAGTTTTTAATAAATGAGAAGCCATTTTATTTTAAGGGGTTTGGCAAGCATGAGGATGCAGACATAAGAGGTAAAGGCTTAGATCATGTTATTAATGTCAAAGATTTTAATTTACTGAAATGGATAGGAGCAAATTCTTTTAGAACCTCTCATTATCCTTATAGCGAAGAAATACTCTTTCTTGCTGATAAATACGGGATAGCTGTTATTGAAGAGGCTCCAGCTGTAGGTTTAAATCTGTGGAATCGTGATGAAAAAGTTTTTACCAAAGGAAGAGTTGATGAAAAGACGTTAGAACATCATTTAGAGGTAATGAGAGATCTTATCTATAGAGATAGAAATCATCCTAGTGTAGTTATGTGGAGTGTGGCTAATGAGGCAGCAACTTATGAGGATGGAGCAGAGGAGTATTTTAAGAAAGTTATAGAGGAGACAAGAAAGCTTGATCCTACAAGGCCTATAACTATAGTAGAAAATGTAGCACCTAAGGAAACAAAGGTTAGTAAGTATGTGGATGTGATATGTGTAAATAGATATTATTCTTGGTATACTGATTGTGGAGATCTAAGTATAATTGAATATCAGCTTGAAAAAGAGCTTAAAGAATGGTTTGAAATATATAAGAAGCCATTGATTCTCTCTGAGTTTGGAGCAGATACTATTTCTGGATTTCATTCTGATCCTCCTTTAATGTTTACAGAAGAGTATCAACAGGAGATGATTAAAAAGTTTGTAGAAGTTCTTGATAAACTCGATTTTGTAGTGGGAGAACATGTGTGGAATTTTGCTGATTTTATGACAAAGCAACATATAACAAGGGTGGTGGGAAATAGGAAGGGGGTTTTTACGAGAAATAGACAACCCAAAATGGTGGCTCATTTTTTAAGAGAAAGGTGGAATAAAATACCTAATTTTTGGAAAAAATAG
- the rpsP gene encoding 30S ribosomal protein S16: MVKIRLTRVGAKNKPAYRIVAMDSREPRDGKHLEILGFYDPKTDPATIQLKEERILYWLSQGAQPTDTVLSILKRYGVWDKFLAMKKSAKSSA; this comes from the coding sequence TTGGTAAAAATTCGTCTTACAAGGGTTGGGGCAAAAAATAAGCCAGCTTACAGAATAGTTGCTATGGATAGTAGAGAGCCAAGGGACGGAAAACATTTAGAGATTTTGGGTTTTTATGATCCTAAAACAGATCCAGCTACGATTCAACTAAAGGAAGAAAGAATCCTCTACTGGCTTAGTCAAGGTGCTCAGCCTACAGATACTGTTCTTAGTATTCTAAAGAGATATGGTGTGTGGGATAAGTTTTTAGCTATGAAGAAAAGTGCAAAGAGTTCTGCGTAA
- a CDS encoding ArsR/SmtB family transcription factor, producing the protein MPKKENYTALSDEALQNMSDILKILAHPLRIKLIFILAQNSATVSDLLKILNVRQPNLSQHLTLLKRVKLLKTKREGKSVYYQLSHPEIRDLLESINEITKEIQR; encoded by the coding sequence ATGCCTAAAAAGGAAAACTATACAGCCTTATCTGATGAGGCTTTACAAAATATGAGCGATATATTGAAAATTCTCGCACACCCTCTTAGGATAAAATTAATATTCATATTAGCTCAAAATTCTGCCACTGTATCAGATCTGTTAAAAATTCTCAATGTGAGACAGCCAAATCTTTCTCAACATCTAACCTTATTAAAAAGAGTAAAACTTTTGAAGACAAAAAGAGAAGGAAAATCTGTATATTATCAATTGTCTCATCCTGAGATTAGAGATCTCTTAGAGAGTATAAATGAAATAACAAAAGAGATACAGAGGTAA
- the ffh gene encoding signal recognition particle protein produces MFENLTSRLQEIFRKLRGKGKLTEKDIEEALREVRQALLEADAHYKVVKELLNNVKTKALQEDVLKSVTPAEQIIRILYYELLNILGGEKVDLNLGDKKPGIILVVGLQGSGKTTTCAKLAYRLSQEQRRVLLVGADTFRPAAGKQLQILGEKIKVPVYIDGSNPFEIIDGALKVAREKFSDVMIVDTTGRLHIDEEMMNELSELNKRYHPSEILLVVDGMTGQDAVNIAEKFNEKLPLTGVILTKMDGDARGGAALSVKAITGKPIKFIGVGEKIEDLEYFYPDRLASRILGMGDLASLVEKIEKNIELEKMAKLEEKLKKSKFDLEDFYIQLKELKKVGTFEQILDMLPYVPKNKINVELSEKEIKKFLAIIESMTPEERRNPSIINGSRRQRIARGSGTSVQDVNRLLKQYFQTLELIKQINKGKKSMFPFFR; encoded by the coding sequence ATGTTTGAGAATCTTACAAGTAGGCTCCAAGAGATATTTAGAAAATTAAGAGGAAAGGGAAAACTTACCGAAAAGGACATTGAAGAAGCTCTAAGAGAGGTAAGGCAAGCTCTCTTGGAGGCTGATGCTCATTATAAGGTGGTCAAGGAACTTTTGAATAATGTAAAGACGAAAGCCTTACAAGAAGATGTTTTAAAGAGTGTAACTCCTGCAGAACAGATAATAAGAATACTATACTATGAACTTTTAAATATTCTTGGTGGTGAAAAAGTAGATCTAAATCTTGGAGATAAAAAACCAGGAATAATTTTAGTAGTAGGACTTCAGGGTTCAGGAAAAACTACTACTTGTGCAAAACTTGCATATAGACTTTCTCAAGAACAAAGGAGAGTTCTTTTAGTAGGAGCGGATACTTTTAGGCCTGCAGCAGGAAAGCAGCTTCAGATTCTCGGGGAGAAGATTAAAGTTCCTGTGTATATTGATGGAAGTAATCCTTTTGAGATAATTGATGGAGCATTAAAAGTAGCAAGAGAAAAGTTTTCTGATGTTATGATTGTGGATACTACTGGTAGACTTCATATTGATGAAGAAATGATGAACGAGTTAAGTGAATTAAACAAAAGATACCATCCCTCGGAGATATTGCTTGTGGTAGATGGAATGACAGGGCAAGATGCGGTAAATATTGCTGAGAAGTTTAACGAGAAGTTGCCTTTAACAGGAGTGATTTTAACCAAGATGGATGGTGATGCTCGGGGTGGAGCAGCACTTTCAGTTAAGGCTATCACTGGTAAACCTATTAAGTTTATAGGGGTTGGAGAAAAGATTGAGGATTTAGAGTATTTCTATCCTGATAGACTAGCTTCAAGAATCCTTGGAATGGGCGATCTCGCATCCCTTGTGGAGAAGATAGAAAAGAATATAGAATTAGAGAAAATGGCAAAATTGGAAGAAAAGCTAAAGAAATCTAAGTTTGATCTTGAAGATTTTTATATTCAATTAAAGGAACTTAAAAAAGTGGGAACTTTTGAGCAGATCCTTGATATGCTTCCTTATGTTCCTAAAAATAAAATAAATGTGGAATTAAGTGAGAAGGAGATCAAAAAATTTCTTGCTATAATAGAATCAATGACACCTGAGGAAAGAAGAAATCCTTCCATAATTAATGGTAGTAGGAGGCAAAGGATTGCAAGAGGAAGTGGTACTTCGGTACAGGATGTGAATAGATTATTAAAACAATATTTTCAGACCCTTGAGTTAATAAAGCAGATTAATAAAGGTAAAAAATCTATGTTCCCATTTTTTAGATAA
- a CDS encoding DUF554 domain-containing protein encodes MGTIVNSITVIIGGLMGTIFKKRIPEGLQKLLMDALGLICIPLGMEMAIKGEKFLALVFSIVVGAIIGELLGIHAWLENLSLKIEKKFAKEQNTFAKGFLTATLLYCIGPMTIMGSLQDGLGQTPQILYTKALLDGTASIALASALGVGVIFSSISVLIVQGSITLFARFISPFFTTLVVQEMTAVGGVLILGIALNLLNIKQIKVANLLPALFLIPFFIHIFP; translated from the coding sequence ATGGGGACGATAGTCAACTCCATTACAGTAATTATTGGAGGATTAATGGGTACTATATTTAAGAAAAGAATTCCTGAGGGATTACAAAAATTATTAATGGATGCTCTTGGACTAATATGTATTCCCTTAGGAATGGAAATGGCAATTAAAGGAGAAAAATTTCTTGCTTTAGTCTTCAGCATAGTAGTAGGAGCAATTATAGGAGAACTTTTAGGAATCCACGCATGGCTTGAAAATCTATCCTTAAAAATAGAGAAAAAGTTCGCAAAAGAACAAAACACTTTTGCAAAAGGTTTTCTAACCGCCACTCTTCTTTACTGTATAGGACCTATGACTATAATGGGATCTCTTCAAGATGGACTTGGACAAACACCTCAAATTCTCTACACAAAAGCGCTACTTGACGGAACAGCTTCTATTGCTCTTGCATCAGCCTTGGGGGTGGGGGTTATATTTTCCTCCATTTCCGTTCTTATCGTCCAAGGAAGCATAACTCTTTTTGCCAGATTTATAAGTCCTTTCTTCACAACTTTAGTAGTTCAAGAAATGACAGCGGTAGGCGGAGTACTTATTCTTGGTATTGCCTTAAACCTACTAAATATAAAGCAAATTAAAGTAGCAAATCTTTTACCAGCTTTATTTTTAATACCTTTCTTTATACATATATTTCCTTAA